The sequence below is a genomic window from Tistrella mobilis.
CATTGCTGATGTATGGGCACACGATCAGGTCGAGTAGCATGATCAGCGTCTCGGCGTCGTTCGGGCAATGTGCCTTCATGTATTGAAGCTTGGCGAGGATTTGGGCTTCCACGAAGTCTTTCAGCTTCGCGTATCTGACCTTATGTTTGATATAGGAAAGTAGGATCGTTACCGAGAAATGGTTCATGAAGCCGGTCGGCCGAATGTAATTTCCGGTCCCCTCTTCCTCCTTGATCAGAAAGTGCCGCAGTAGCACAGAGACTGGCAGCCAATATTCTCGCCCGATCTGCGAGAGCGATATCAGCAAGTACAGGCTTTCTACCTCGCGATATTCGCTCATCGTGTTTTTTTCGAGCTGTTGCATCACGTTATCGTGAACGTACTTAAACAAAAGATGCTTCTGCTCGTAGGGCAGCCCTTGCGCGTGGACGAAGTCCACCGAGGTCGCGATCATCCGGCAGATGCGGATGGTGTGATTGACCTTGGGACTCGCGGAATAGGCGAAGAACGCAAACTCCATGATTGCCAAGAGAGCATTGGACAAACGCTTGCGGTCCCGGTCCGATTTGTCGCTCTCAACGTAGGTCTTGAAAAGCTTCTCGATTTTGTTCTCGATGATCGCGAAGGTGTAATTCAGAAGGTCGCCGTAAGTGACGCTGGCTTCCTTGATCGCGGCTTTGTAGCGAATGGTCAGCCGATTAGCATTGATCGCGCAGACAAGTTTCTTCTTTGGCGGCTCGGCCGGATCGACCAGCGGCTCTTCCTCGCACGCCGGGTCAATTTCGTTGTTTAGGAGTGCAGAAATACGCTCTTTGGCGATCGTAATCTCGGTGATGATCGGCTTCTGGTAATATTTAATCTTTCCGGTGTTGATACTGAGCTTCTTGCTCTTGAGGATTTGCTGGAGCGCCTCAAAAATCTTGAGTTGCGTCGATTCCTCATTGTAGAAAATGAAAAAGTCATCGACATAGCGAAAAATCTCATAATCCACCTTGTGGTGGAGGTTAGCTTTCGTCAATTGCTTGAGCAAATCGTCATCCACCGACTGTAAAATGATTTCGGCGAAAATTCGCGAAAATTCTGGACCGATAACAATGCCGTTTGTCTCTTTATGATTTAGGTTCTGCATAAGGGCGTCAAAACGCCCCGCGAAAGTTCTTTTTGACTCATTCAGTTTGAATTTCGTTTGATCTTTGCCAAGAACGGCCCAGGGAAGCGAGTGAGTGTAGATGCTGTCGAAACACTTGCTGATATCGATCTGTACCATCGCATTATACTTCTTCTCGCTGCGATGGTATTGGTAGGACTCGAAGAAGCGATGGATATTCCGATATTTCCGGTAAACGAAATAGGATCCTACCTGCTCATACTCGCGATCTTCCTCTTCCAGCCCTGCGACTGACTCCAGCCGCTCTTCATGAAGCTTGTCCTTAAAATAGACATATCGTGACACCGACACCGGGCGGCGGATTGAAAATTCGCTAATCGACGTGTGGTAGATGATCAGTGCGCTGTGGGTCGCGTAGAAGTTCGCGACTGCGACCTGATTGCGCGGGTGGACGACGCTCAGGGTGCGGCCATCTAAATTATGCGCGACCCGAAAATTGAACGGGATCGTGGCCATCTGGCACTTGTTATAGGGCACCGACCGTCTGGTCTTGGTCTTGCCCCATTCGATCGCCACTTCGGCAGTGATGGACCTGATATCTTTGATACCGAACAGAAGTTGCATCGTGCGGTCGAGCGCGTCAGTCTCGCAAACCCAGCACAATTGATCTTTCTTGATCTCTACGCTGTTGTCGCGCAGGAAGCGATAATAGCCCCGGTTTGAAAACGTGGGGGGCACCTCGAACGGTAGCATGTCCGTGAGGATAGACCGTTGTTTTCGATGGGTGAGCGAAACACGACGCTTAGACATATTTCCATGCTCTCACGATCGTCTGCAATTCCTCAACGCTGAAATTATGGTACCGGCGTTGCTCGAATCCCGTAGTAAATTCGAGATTCTTCAATTTCTGTTGCAGGCTGCTGCTACGTAGGGACTTGATCCGCACCTTCAGTTCCCGGTCCAGCTGTTGGAGGCTTGTCAGGTCGGTGGCGATCGAGTTGTTGTAGTAGATGCCGGTAACCGCGCAAGATTTGCTGTTTTTAAGCCGCGTGTTGCCGGTCAGGAATTTGATTCGCGAGATCAATTTGCGGTAGGCGCACCGCGGACGCAACGGCCTCTCCCGCTGATATTCATTGAATGCGATTTCCATCCGCGCACGATATTTTTTTATCTTCGTCGTGCTAGGTGAAATCTCGCATCCTTTAGAGTCTATGTTGAATTTGTAACCGAGATACTCAAAATGTTGCGAACTCTGGTCCGGAAAAGCAAATTCGTGCGTCTTCTCTGCATTGTGCGTAAGCCCGTTCTTGCCGAAGATGTCGATGATCCGGTCCTTGTAGGAGCCGAAGCTGTCGCCAGCCGGGGGCCGTGCAAAGACAGCCACGATATCATCGACGAACCGGCAATAAAGAACCAGACCGGGGATTGCCCGGATCGCGCTATCAATGGGGCGCAGGTAAAATTCGGCGAGGTAGGCACTGATACCCACCCCGCGTGGTATGCCGACTGTAGCGTCGGATTTCACGCCATAGGATTCCAGGATCTGTTTGATGTACTTCTTCGATGCCGGGCTTAGGAGCTGGTCGCCGTCGAGCTTTTCGAGAAGCTTCTTTCTGTCGATACTTTCGTAGAAAGAAGAAATATCGGTTCGGACCAACTCGAAGGGGAAGGGGCTGCCCAGCATGTCGCGAACTTGACAGACAAGGTCGTGCCGATTTGCTGGTTTAACTTTATAGATCTTATTGATATTACGTTGCAGTTGCTTGATGACAAAAAATGTCTCAGGCTCTGCATCGATACAAAACACCGGTTTTCCATTCGGGCCGTCTTTTTTAGACAGCTCGATCTTGAAGCTGGACTTGAGGACTTTATGGCTCAACTCATCCATCAGGGCATCGATGGCGGCCGATTTGTCCGCCTTAAGGGCGTTGAGTTCATTTTGCAGAACCAGCAACGTCGCTTCAAACTCTTTCACATTCATTGTCGCCCGGGCGGCGCGAAGATCACGAATGTCCTGCACCTTTGCGCGAACAGCAAGAGTGAGTGGTTTGAGCGAGGGAAAGTAACGGCTAACCAAGTCCAGGCCTTTGCGGTTCTCGGCGTCATAAATGCGGCGGAAGTTCTCCGCTGTGAACATCTGATCGAGCATTACTAAGGTAACATCCTGTGCTCGGTTGCGACGGTGTTCGAGAATAAAGTTGTCCCGCAAGGCTCCATTGCGGGTCTTCTGTGTAGGGATGTTTGTAGATTGAGCGCGGCTTACAAGGAGCACATCCTGAGATGACGGTCGGCACTTTTTCCTAAGACGGGAGAACATCTCGCCAAACAGTAATTTTGAAACATCTTGAGTAGAAAAAGTCTACTGTTATTTTTCTCGAATGCATATCAGCAGCGGCGGTCGACGTTATAGGGCCCGAACCCAACCAACCTTCTGATAAGTGAGCATCACGTGATTCTCGTGGCTCGCAACCACGAGGAATGTGATTGTCTCAGTTTTCTGGCTGTCGGACGAACAGTGGGCGCAGCTAGAACCGCACCTACCCAGGAACCAGCAGGGCGTCCGACATGCAGATGAGCGGCGGCTGATCGCAGGACCATCGGCGTAGTGCGGACCGTGTGTCGGTGGTGTGGCTGCCTGGCCGACCATGGGACTTCCTACAATCGTCTATAATCCGCTACCGCGGATGGTCCGGGCGTCTTTCCTTGATAGACTGAGTGAAGGCCTTGGGGCCGTTCGACGCTATCAGACGCAAGTTGTGTGAAGGCTCGGCCTACCGGCGCTGCACATGGGGGAAGAAGGGGGCAAACGTTCAGGCGATCGGCAGGTCGCGGGGGCGAGCCATAAATCTACCTCCTGACGGATATGCAAGGATTTCAATCATCTCGCACCCCGCCATGACGATCTCATCGTTATCGTCGCATTCTGGGGAGATGGAGCCTGGGGCCGAGGAGCGTGTTTCTGCAATCTTCAGGCCGGCAATATCGTTCGCCGCGGGAAATGTTATGGCCTGGAACCGCACCCCATCCGCCCCTCCAGCATGATCCGGATCTCTTCGAACGCCGCTTCCCCGTCAATGGCGGGGCCGCTCGCAAGGCCTTCGTCCCACAGGCGCACGATCTCCCGGATTGCCCGGGTGCGGTCGTCCGCGGTGTCGTGGACATCATCAATCGGCGGATCGCCTGCCATCGGGCCTGTTCCCTGGAATGAGCGTCGCCTGAACAGCCTAACACGCCCGTGGCATCTGCGAGGAGGCCCCACCCGAAAAAAGCCCGGCTCCCCAAGGGTGTCCGGGCCTTCCTCCACCGATCGGCACGGCGAGGGCGGGGCTGCGCTTTGGCCGTGCCGATCTCGGGTAAGACGAAGATCAGATCCAGTAGGGCGGCACGCCGTAATGGCGGTGGACCGATTCCTCATAGGTCCGGTCATAGAGCCGCCGCTCGTCGCCGCGATCATAGGTCGGGGCGTTTTCAAGCTGATCGCGGGTCAGATTGACCAGATAACCTTCTTTTGAGGTATCATATTTCAGCACCTCCCAGGGAACCGGGTGGTACTTCTCGCCGATGCCGAGAAAGCCGCCGAACGAGATTACCGCGTAAGCCACGCGACCGTTCAGCTTGTTGAGCATCACGCCGTAGACCGAGCCGATCTTCTCGCCGTCGGCCCCATACACTGATGTGCCCTCGACCCGGTCGGCCGAGATGAGGTTCGAGGTTTCGGTCGTCGCAGGGGTCGCCATGGGAGCGTCCTTCCTCTTGCTGTCCATGCCCACCGGCTGGCGGGTACGGACGGCTCAACACTTGCCCGCATCTTTTGTTCCGGGCTTTAAACCGGTTTAAACCCTGACATTTATTTTCGGCTGGCCTGGACTGTTAAAACATGTCATTTTGCATCAGATGCAGAGATTTCGGAACCAGAATGCCGGTATGCTACTTACAAAAAAAGGTATCTACGAACTGTGGCACGGGCGAATCCTCGTATGAGAGATCTTTATACAAGAAAATCACCGCGATCGGGTGACTGCCTCATCGATAAGATGGGGTATTATCTTGAGCTTTCCCGACAGGATGTGGAACACCTCACCGATCTTCAGCGCCAGGAACAGACATGGCGGATCCGGGATGTGGTGCGCGAGATGGGCGCCCCCACGGAAATGTTCTATGTCGTCAAGACCGGCTGGTGTTTTTCCTACACCATCATGGCCGATGGCCGCCGGCAGGTGCTTCAGATCCATCATCCGGGCGATGTGATCGGCATTCCCGACATCGCCTATGAACATGCCGTCACCGGCCTGCAGGCGGCGACCGACCTTTGTCTCTGCCCGTTCCCGAAAAGCCGGCTGGACACGATCTTCACCGACAGCCCCAGGCTGACCGCGCTGATCATGACGCTCGGCATGATCGACCATGTGGTTCTGCTCGACCGGATCCGCACCATCGGCCGGATGAATGCCGATGAGCGGGTGGCGCATTTCCTGCTCGAAATCCTCAGCCGGCTGCGCATCACCAACCCCGATGTCGGCGACAGTTTCGAACTGCCGCTCAGCCAGGAGCTGATCGGCGACACGCTGGGGCTGACCAATGTCTATGTCAGCCGCACCCTGTCGCTGATGGAACGCGCCGGGCTGATCGAGCGCATCGACCGCTCGATCCGCATCGCCGACGAGCAGGGCCTGCGCGACATGGCGGATTTCCAGGACCGCTATTACCGCATCGACACCTCGTGGTTCCCGGGCGGCACGCTGGAGAAGCTGTCGGCGGGCGCCTGAGCCGCCGCCGTCAGGCTGCGACCCCGGGTCCTCTGGCCATGGGCGGGCGGGCTTGATAGGGTCGGCCCGTTCCGCATCATGCGGACCCGGCCGGAGATCTGCCCCCCATGTACACCACCATCCGTCTGCGCAATGTCAGGGCCTGGGCCGATAGCGGCGAGATCGCTCTGGCCCCGCTCACCCTGTTCTACGGCGCCAATGGTGCCGGCAAAAGCAGCATCGCCCAGGCGCTCGACGCGCTGGCCCGCATCGCCGGGCGTGGTCTTACCGATCCGGCGGCCCTGGTCGCCGCCCTGCCGGGCGATGCCGTGCACGACATGATCCGCGACCGCGACGCCCGGCGGCTGATCGGCATCGATCTGGCCTGGCAGCCGGATGCATCGATGCAGGCGGCCCTGGTGCAGGGCGCGCGCCGGCTGGCGGTGTCGGTTGAACTGGGCCTCGATCCGGCCGGCCGGCCGCGGCTGCACGGGCTTCACTGGACCGTGACCGACAGGGCCGACCGCCCGCTGCGGGTGGTGGCGGTTCATGACGGCAACCCCGTGGACAAGGATGCCGCTGCCATCGATGTGCTGGCCGCCGCCACCGCCGCCGCGGCCGGCCGTTTCGTGATGCTGGGCCCCCTGCGCGCCCGGCCGCGGCGCAGCTATGCCGTGCCGGCGCGGGTGCCGGCGGGCGTGGGGCCGCGCGGGCAGGGCGCCGTGCCGGCCATGGCCGCGGCCGACCGCGCCGGCCGTCGGCTGTCGGTGGACGATGGGGCGGAGCGCGGCTTTGCCGATGTCATTTCCGACCGTCTGGCGGCCCTGGGGCTGGTGGAAGGCGTGGACCTGGTCGATGCCCCGGGCGGGGTGGCGCTGATGGCCCGCGGCCGGCGCGGCGGCCAAGCCCCCTTTGCCGAAGCCGGGTTCGGCCTGTCGCAGGTATTGCCGGCGGCGGTTGCGGCCTTTCTGGTGCCGGCGGGCTCCACGCTCTGGCTGGAACAGCCCGAACTGCACCTGCATGCCGCCGCCCAGGCGGGGCTGGGCGATCTGCTGATCGATGCGCTCGACGCCCGCGAGGGCGGCCGCGCGCGCCGGCTTCAGATCCTGGTCGAAACCCATTCCGAACCGCTGCTGAACCGCATCCAGCGGCGCATCGCCGAGGCGCGGCTGGATGCGGAGCGGGTGGCGGTGCACTGGTGCCCGGGCACGGTGCCGGCCACGATCGAGCGGCTGGAGATGGACGAGACCGGCGAGATCCTGAACTGGCCCGACGATGTTTTCGGCGACGAGATGGCCGATGTCACCGCCCGCGCGGTGGCGGCTGCCGCCCGGCGCAAGGCGCGCCGGGAGGGCGGGGCATGAGCGAGGGACGCATGCCCGGCCCGCGGTGGATCATCGACACCAATGTTCTGCTGATCGCCAACGGCGCCCATGACGATGTCGGGCCCGACTGCGTGGCGGCCTGCGCGCTCACCCTGCAGGAGATCCTGCAATCCGGCCGGGTGGTGATCGATGACGGCTGGGCGATCCTGGAGGAATACGGCCACAAGCTGCGCCCCAATCGCGGCAAGGGGCCGGGGGATGTGTTCCTGAAATGGCTGCTGCGCCAGACGGGCAATCCGGCGCGCTGCGAACAGGTGGCCATCACCCCCGACGAGGCCCGGGGCTGGGCCGAATTCCCCGACGATCCGGCCCTTGGCAATTTCGATCCGCCCGACCGGAAATTCGTCGCCGTGGCCGCAGCCCATCCCGCCCATCCGCCGATCCTGCAGGCGGCGGATTCGAAATGGCTCGACTGGGCGCCGGATCTGGCGCATCACGGGGTGGAGGTCCGCTTCATCTGCAAGGATGAGGCGCAGCGTTTCCACCACAACAAGTTCGGCCGATGACAGGGTTCTTCCGCTTTCCCCAGACCGCCCATGTCGCCTGGCTGGGGGCAGGCGCGCCGCGCGACGACAAGCTGCTCTCGCCCGACGAGATCGATCACCTTCTGGATGGTCCGGTGGTGATCGAAGAGAAGGTCGACGGCGCCAATCTGGGCCTGTCGGTCGATCCCGACACCGGGCTGGTGCGCGCGCAGAACCGCGGCCAGTATCTTCATGCCCCCTTCACCGGCCAGTTCGAGCGGCTGGGCGACTGGCTGGCGCTGCATGAAGACCGGCTGTTCGATGCGCTGGCCATCGACCGGCTGATCCTGTTCGGCGAATGGCTGGCCGCCCGGCATTCCCTGGGCTATGACGCGCTGCCCGATCTGTTCCTGGCCTTCGACGTTTACGAGCGTGAAACCGGCCGCTTCCGCAGCACCACGGCCCGCAACCGCCTGGCGCAGCAGATCGGCATCGAAACCGTGCCCGCCCTGTTTACCGGCCGGGTCACCGACGGCGTCGCCGGGCTTCTGCGCATCCTGACCGGCGCCCGCAGCCGCTATCGCGACGGCCCGCCCGAAGGCATCGTGATCCGGCGCGAGGACGATACCCACCTCATCGCCCGCGCCAAGCTGGTCCGCGCCGATTTCACCCAGGCGATCGGCGAGCACTGGCGCCGCCGGGCGATCGAGTGGAACCGCGTACGACACTGAGCCGACCGCGTCACCCGCCCCCCACCGGCAAAACCCGCGAATACTTCACCTGCCCCAACGCAAAACTCGATTCGATCGAGCCCACCCCGTCCAGCTGGGTCAGCCGGTCCCTCAGAAACGCCTCGTAAGCCGCAAGGTCGGCGCAGACCACGCGCAGCAGGAAGTCGCGGGCGCCGGTCATCAGGTAACATTCCATCACCTCGGGCCAGGCGGTGATGGCGCGGGCGAAGGCGTCGAGTTCGGGGGCGCGCTGGCGTTCCAGTTTGATCGAGACGAAGACCGAAACCGGCAGGCCGACCGCGTTCTGGTTGACCAGCGCCGCATAGCCGGTGATCACGCCGGCCTCTTCCAGCATCCGGATCCGGCGCAGGCAGGGGGAGGGGGAGAGGCCGACCTTGTCCGCCAGGGCCTGCACGGTGGTGCGGCCGTCTTCCTGCAGCGCCCTTAAGATCCGGCGGTCGACGGCGTCCAGATCGGCTTCGGCAGATGCTGCCATGCGGGGGCCCCTTTTTAGCAGAACACTGCGTGCAGTCTGTCTTTGGGACCGAAAATAGGCAAGAACCGCTGCTCAACCCGGCGCAGAATAGGACGTTCGGTGGCAGAGGCCACCGGTGCGACGGGAGGAGTGAAACGCCCATGACCGGCATGGTGACGCGCGAGACTGAAGAGAAGATGGCGGGGCAGCATATGACCGTGCTGGAGGCGCTGAACCGCAAGGCGCTGTGGCTGTCGAACTGGATGATCCACCACGCCAACCACATCCGGCCCAATGCTTCGGGCGTGAAGGTGGGTGGCCATCAGTCGTCCTCGGCCTCGATGACCGCGATCATGACCGCGCTGTATTTCGACGTGCTCCGGCCCGAAGACCGGGTCGCCGTCAAGCCCCATGCCGCCCCGGTCTTCCACGCCATCCAGTATCTGTTCGGCCGCCAGAGCCTGGACAAGCTGAAGGCCTTCCGCGGCTTCGGCGGTGCGCAGTCCTATCCCTCGCGCACCAAGGATACCGACGATGTCGACATCTCGACCGGCTCGGTCGGGCTGGGCGTCGCCTTCACCGCCTTCGCATCCATGGTGCAGGACTATATCCGCGCCAAATCCTGGGCGCGCACCGACCGGCCCGAAGGCCGGATGATCGCGCTGGTCGGCGATGCCGAGCTGGACGAGGGCAATGTCTATGAATGCCTGCTGGAAGGCTGGAAACACGGGCTGCGCAACACCTGGTGGGTGATCGACTACAACCGCCAGAGCCTGGACGGCGTGGTCCGCGAGGGGCTGTACGAGCGGATCGAAGCGATCTTCAAGGCCTTCGACTGGCGGGTGGTGACGGTGAAATACGGCGCCCTGCAGCGCGCCGCCTTTGCCGAGCCCGGCGGCGAAAAGCTGCGCGCCTGGATCGATGCCTGCCCGAACGGGCTCTATTCCGCGCTGATGTTCCGCGGCGGCGCCGCCTGGCGCGAGCGGCTGGAGGATGATCTGGGCGATCAGGGCGAGGTGAGCGCGCTTCTGGCCCGGCGCAGCGATGCCGAGCTGGCGGAATTGATGGCCAATCTGGGCGGTCACTGCCTGGAAAGCCTGCTCGATGCCTTCCACGGCATCCGGGACGACCGGCCGACGGTGTTCATCGCCTATACGGTCAAGGGCTGGGGCACGCCGCTCGCCGGCCACAAGGACAATCATTCCGGCCAGATGACCGAGGCGCAGATCCATGCGCTGCGCGATGCCATGGGCATCCGCGCCGGCCATGAATGGGAGCCCTTCGAAGGGCTGGACCTGGACGAAGCGGTGCTGCGCGACGTCCTGGACCGGGTGCCGTTCAACACCGCGGAGAGCCGCCGGCTGACGGCACCGGTCGCGGCCCCGATCGGCCCGCAATTCACCACCACCGGCACCACCTCGACCCAGGCGGCCTTCGGCCGGATCATGGATGCGATCGCCAAAACCGACAGCGATCTGGCAGAGCGCATCGTCACCACCTCGCCCGATGTGACGGTGTCGACCAATCTGGGCGGCTGGGTGAACCGCCGGGCCTTGTTCGCCGCCGACGAGATCGCCGACATCTTCCAGCGCCAGCGCATCCCCAGCACCCAGAAATGGCATTTCTCGCCCCAGGGCCAGCATATCGAACTGGGCATCGCCGAGATGAACCTGTTCCTGATGCTGGGCGCCGCCGGGCTTGCCCATGAACTGTTCGGCGAACGGTTGCTGCCGGTCGGCACGCTTTATGATCCGTTCATTTCGCGCGGGCTCGATGCGCTGAATTACGCCTGTTATCAGGATGCCCGGTTCATGGTGGTGGCCACACCTTCGGGCGTGTCGCTGGCGGGCGAGGGCGGGGCGCATCAGTCGATCGCCCAGCCGCTGATCGGCATGAGCCAGGACGGGCTCGCCTCGTTCGAGCCGGCGTTCGCCGACGAGCTGGCGGTGATCATGGACTGGGGCTTCGCCCATATGCAGCGCGCGGGCAAAAAGACGCCCGACCCCGATACCTTCCTGCCCGATGCCGCCGGCGGCTCGGTCTATCTGCGCCTGTCGACCCGGCCGGTGGAGCAGATCCGGCGCGAGATGACCGACCGGCTTGCGGCCGACATCCTGGCCGGCGGCTACTGGCTGCGGGCGCCGGAGCCCGGCTGCGAGGTGGTGATCGCCTGTCAGGGGGTGACGATCACCGAGGCAATCGCCGCGGCGGGCATGATCGGCGGCAGCCGCCGCAATGTCGCGGTGCTGGCCGTCACCTCGGCCGATCGGCTGCATGCCGGCTGGACCGCGGCCGAAAAGGCCCGTGCCGAGGGTGAGCCCGGGGCGGTGTCGCATGTCGAACGCCTGCTCGACCAGGTGCCCGACCATGCCGGCCTCGTGACCGTGATCGACGGCCACCCGGCGACGCTGGCCTGGCTGGGCGGGGTGAACGGCCACCGGGTTGCGGCGCTGGGCGTCGACCATTTCGGCCAGACCGGCACGGTCGAGGATCTTTATGCCCATTACGGCATCGATGCCGAGGGCATCGTCGCCGCCGCCCGGCGCTTCATCGGCGGCCGGCGGCGGCGCTGAGCGGCGCCGGCCCGGATCCGGGGGGGCGATCCCCCGGAGTCCTGGCCGGCGGTGTCAGCCGGCCTCGGCTTTCCTGAGGCCGGCGGCCAGTCCGCGAAATTTTTTTACGCGCGCGGCGGCATGCGGCCTGCCCGGGCCGGAAAACCGACCCCATTCAATTCACGACGAAATTTTTTCGGCCCGGATCTCGTTCGGTAATTTTATGACCCTCCGGTGCCGTGAACCGTTCTAGGTGCAGTGCAACTCGCGCCGCGGGCATTGGGGGCGGTCGACTGAATGCCGCCAGAGTTGCAG
It includes:
- a CDS encoding Lrp/AsnC family transcriptional regulator — protein: MAASAEADLDAVDRRILRALQEDGRTTVQALADKVGLSPSPCLRRIRMLEEAGVITGYAALVNQNAVGLPVSVFVSIKLERQRAPELDAFARAITAWPEVMECYLMTGARDFLLRVVCADLAAYEAFLRDRLTQLDGVGSIESSFALGQVKYSRVLPVGGG
- a CDS encoding RNA ligase family protein, with amino-acid sequence MTGFFRFPQTAHVAWLGAGAPRDDKLLSPDEIDHLLDGPVVIEEKVDGANLGLSVDPDTGLVRAQNRGQYLHAPFTGQFERLGDWLALHEDRLFDALAIDRLILFGEWLAARHSLGYDALPDLFLAFDVYERETGRFRSTTARNRLAQQIGIETVPALFTGRVTDGVAGLLRILTGARSRYRDGPPEGIVIRREDDTHLIARAKLVRADFTQAIGEHWRRRAIEWNRVRH
- a CDS encoding DUF3696 domain-containing protein, with the translated sequence MYTTIRLRNVRAWADSGEIALAPLTLFYGANGAGKSSIAQALDALARIAGRGLTDPAALVAALPGDAVHDMIRDRDARRLIGIDLAWQPDASMQAALVQGARRLAVSVELGLDPAGRPRLHGLHWTVTDRADRPLRVVAVHDGNPVDKDAAAIDVLAAATAAAAGRFVMLGPLRARPRRSYAVPARVPAGVGPRGQGAVPAMAAADRAGRRLSVDDGAERGFADVISDRLAALGLVEGVDLVDAPGGVALMARGRRGGQAPFAEAGFGLSQVLPAAVAAFLVPAGSTLWLEQPELHLHAAAQAGLGDLLIDALDAREGGRARRLQILVETHSEPLLNRIQRRIAEARLDAERVAVHWCPGTVPATIERLEMDETGEILNWPDDVFGDEMADVTARAVAAAARRKARREGGA
- a CDS encoding Crp/Fnr family transcriptional regulator, translating into MGYYLELSRQDVEHLTDLQRQEQTWRIRDVVREMGAPTEMFYVVKTGWCFSYTIMADGRRQVLQIHHPGDVIGIPDIAYEHAVTGLQAATDLCLCPFPKSRLDTIFTDSPRLTALIMTLGMIDHVVLLDRIRTIGRMNADERVAHFLLEILSRLRITNPDVGDSFELPLSQELIGDTLGLTNVYVSRTLSLMERAGLIERIDRSIRIADEQGLRDMADFQDRYYRIDTSWFPGGTLEKLSAGA
- a CDS encoding transketolase translates to MTGMVTRETEEKMAGQHMTVLEALNRKALWLSNWMIHHANHIRPNASGVKVGGHQSSSASMTAIMTALYFDVLRPEDRVAVKPHAAPVFHAIQYLFGRQSLDKLKAFRGFGGAQSYPSRTKDTDDVDISTGSVGLGVAFTAFASMVQDYIRAKSWARTDRPEGRMIALVGDAELDEGNVYECLLEGWKHGLRNTWWVIDYNRQSLDGVVREGLYERIEAIFKAFDWRVVTVKYGALQRAAFAEPGGEKLRAWIDACPNGLYSALMFRGGAAWRERLEDDLGDQGEVSALLARRSDAELAELMANLGGHCLESLLDAFHGIRDDRPTVFIAYTVKGWGTPLAGHKDNHSGQMTEAQIHALRDAMGIRAGHEWEPFEGLDLDEAVLRDVLDRVPFNTAESRRLTAPVAAPIGPQFTTTGTTSTQAAFGRIMDAIAKTDSDLAERIVTTSPDVTVSTNLGGWVNRRALFAADEIADIFQRQRIPSTQKWHFSPQGQHIELGIAEMNLFLMLGAAGLAHELFGERLLPVGTLYDPFISRGLDALNYACYQDARFMVVATPSGVSLAGEGGAHQSIAQPLIGMSQDGLASFEPAFADELAVIMDWGFAHMQRAGKKTPDPDTFLPDAAGGSVYLRLSTRPVEQIRREMTDRLAADILAGGYWLRAPEPGCEVVIACQGVTITEAIAAAGMIGGSRRNVAVLAVTSADRLHAGWTAAEKARAEGEPGAVSHVERLLDQVPDHAGLVTVIDGHPATLAWLGGVNGHRVAALGVDHFGQTGTVEDLYAHYGIDAEGIVAAARRFIGGRRRR
- the drt3b gene encoding antiviral reverse transcriptase Drt3b; amino-acid sequence: MSKRRVSLTHRKQRSILTDMLPFEVPPTFSNRGYYRFLRDNSVEIKKDQLCWVCETDALDRTMQLLFGIKDIRSITAEVAIEWGKTKTRRSVPYNKCQMATIPFNFRVAHNLDGRTLSVVHPRNQVAVANFYATHSALIIYHTSISEFSIRRPVSVSRYVYFKDKLHEERLESVAGLEEEDREYEQVGSYFVYRKYRNIHRFFESYQYHRSEKKYNAMVQIDISKCFDSIYTHSLPWAVLGKDQTKFKLNESKRTFAGRFDALMQNLNHKETNGIVIGPEFSRIFAEIILQSVDDDLLKQLTKANLHHKVDYEIFRYVDDFFIFYNEESTQLKIFEALQQILKSKKLSINTGKIKYYQKPIITEITIAKERISALLNNEIDPACEEEPLVDPAEPPKKKLVCAINANRLTIRYKAAIKEASVTYGDLLNYTFAIIENKIEKLFKTYVESDKSDRDRKRLSNALLAIMEFAFFAYSASPKVNHTIRICRMIATSVDFVHAQGLPYEQKHLLFKYVHDNVMQQLEKNTMSEYREVESLYLLISLSQIGREYWLPVSVLLRHFLIKEEEGTGNYIRPTGFMNHFSVTILLSYIKHKVRYAKLKDFVEAQILAKLQYMKAHCPNDAETLIMLLDLIVCPYISNATKGKIGAIFGLDAAGLAAVQATNDHWFTAWGDKFDLGKELDAKRSREVY
- the drt3a gene encoding antiviral reverse transcriptase Drt3a, whose protein sequence is MLDQMFTAENFRRIYDAENRKGLDLVSRYFPSLKPLTLAVRAKVQDIRDLRAARATMNVKEFEATLLVLQNELNALKADKSAAIDALMDELSHKVLKSSFKIELSKKDGPNGKPVFCIDAEPETFFVIKQLQRNINKIYKVKPANRHDLVCQVRDMLGSPFPFELVRTDISSFYESIDRKKLLEKLDGDQLLSPASKKYIKQILESYGVKSDATVGIPRGVGISAYLAEFYLRPIDSAIRAIPGLVLYCRFVDDIVAVFARPPAGDSFGSYKDRIIDIFGKNGLTHNAEKTHEFAFPDQSSQHFEYLGYKFNIDSKGCEISPSTTKIKKYRARMEIAFNEYQRERPLRPRCAYRKLISRIKFLTGNTRLKNSKSCAVTGIYYNNSIATDLTSLQQLDRELKVRIKSLRSSSLQQKLKNLEFTTGFEQRRYHNFSVEELQTIVRAWKYV
- a CDS encoding PRC-barrel domain-containing protein, whose translation is MATPATTETSNLISADRVEGTSVYGADGEKIGSVYGVMLNKLNGRVAYAVISFGGFLGIGEKYHPVPWEVLKYDTSKEGYLVNLTRDQLENAPTYDRGDERRLYDRTYEESVHRHYGVPPYWI
- a CDS encoding transcriptional regulator codes for the protein MAGDPPIDDVHDTADDRTRAIREIVRLWDEGLASGPAIDGEAAFEEIRIMLEGRMGCGSRP